The following are encoded together in the Kribbella voronezhensis genome:
- a CDS encoding endo-alpha-N-acetylgalactosaminidase family protein, translating to MIPLRPAALTAALALTGGLLLAPSATASQTAPTTAAAAPLTLHSASLTVTVGSDFPRVIGYADNASGKTLGGQPDAISTVTINGTPRTARLTAPPTVSADGGRADYKLAFDALPGVELDASLALAGRITTFKIDAVRDTESSRVNTIDIPDHDLISVASTDAGATTAFTTLDPDSTRTADKITPVTAATAAEAAPTGATYAFVNTSGLAAGIETNSTYDKPAGQSVDDGARFWHRARKAADGTSRVGVWSGQWTYRADTSPYTEPLPWAKVVVTPDANGDRTVDWQDGAIAFRSIMVEPKGGDLVKDRVVTHIPFNFASQATHPFLRTLDDVKRISLATDGLGQLALLKGYGSEGHDSAHPDYGGNYNVRAGGLTDLNTLLKKGKGWNAAFGVHVNATESYPEANAFSEDLVDKSAKGWNWLNQSYYIKQRPDLASGNIVKRFQQLRDETDQNLQELYIDVYYQSGWLADGLTRQLADQGWQIATEWADRHERTSLWSHWANDLDYGGPTNKGLNSKIIRFARNHEKDVWNADRILGQASIVEFEGWTGETDWNKFYANIWQRNLPAKFLQQQKILDWNENDIAFTGGIRGTVENGRRTLYAGTAKVLDGDKYLLPWDNNKKLYHYNPEGGLTAWRVPAALAATTKFTVYKLTDTGRVKVTTAPVKKGVVTLDADPGQPYVLYPDVAPKQPAAQWGEGSLVKDPGFNAGNLNAWKPTGFAKIDTLANGQHVAAFGPGTASLQQQLTGLTAGHTYSASAWIEVEPGKSRPTTIDVNGTKVTVTRSTAQNKVASDDKQDAYYQRARVLFDAKGTNATLKISAADGTARVRVDDVRVVETTRPAAGLVDDFEHTDQGWGPFVKGDAGGTTDPRTVLAHKHAPYTQAGWNGKLVDDVLDGDWSLKSHEENEGLVYRTAPWTVDFKPGHKYKVGFDYENGRAGQYTWVQGVDRPDSVEVHSTPIGEQRTKTAFSQEFVAGCGGDYWVGLRKLSSGGDQADFVIDNFAVTDLGQSDEKADCTSISLSGAGLNGMVSGEANTVVTTFTNNDVVAADDITMTLQAPAGWTVEATTPATHATVAAGTSVTTSWSVTPPAGTPEGKYGLTATGGTASTSAEATLLPPGIVPQSRITVADVSSEDVATGGAAVGALDGDPSTLWHSAWSEVPTPAGFPHHITLDLGTTYQVDGFSYLPRQSGTNGMFKGYEIYVSTDGQTWGSPVQTGEFPNSRDTQRVDFTAKAGRYVKFVGTSSLNGAVFGSAAELNVYGTH from the coding sequence GTGATTCCCCTCCGCCCAGCGGCCCTGACCGCCGCTCTCGCCCTGACCGGCGGCCTGTTACTGGCACCGTCGGCCACGGCTTCCCAAACCGCGCCGACCACGGCCGCAGCAGCGCCGCTGACCTTGCATTCGGCCAGCCTGACCGTGACCGTCGGCAGCGACTTCCCGCGCGTCATCGGGTACGCCGACAACGCGTCCGGCAAGACGCTCGGCGGTCAGCCCGACGCCATCTCCACCGTCACCATCAACGGGACGCCCCGAACCGCTCGGCTCACCGCGCCACCGACCGTCAGCGCCGACGGCGGCCGAGCCGACTACAAGCTCGCCTTCGACGCCCTGCCCGGGGTCGAACTGGACGCCAGCCTCGCGCTCGCCGGCCGGATCACCACCTTCAAGATCGACGCTGTCCGAGACACCGAGTCGAGCCGGGTGAACACGATCGACATCCCGGACCACGACCTGATCTCAGTGGCCAGCACCGACGCCGGTGCGACCACCGCGTTCACCACGCTGGATCCGGACTCCACCCGCACGGCCGACAAGATCACTCCCGTGACCGCCGCCACCGCAGCCGAGGCCGCGCCCACCGGAGCGACGTACGCGTTCGTGAACACGAGCGGACTCGCGGCCGGGATCGAGACGAATTCGACGTACGACAAGCCTGCTGGGCAGTCGGTCGACGACGGGGCCCGGTTCTGGCATCGCGCGCGGAAGGCTGCCGACGGGACCAGCCGGGTCGGGGTCTGGAGTGGTCAATGGACCTACCGCGCCGACACCTCGCCCTACACCGAGCCGTTGCCGTGGGCAAAGGTCGTCGTCACTCCCGACGCCAACGGTGACCGGACGGTCGACTGGCAGGACGGCGCGATCGCGTTCCGCTCGATCATGGTGGAGCCGAAGGGCGGCGACCTGGTCAAGGACCGGGTGGTCACCCACATCCCGTTCAACTTCGCCAGCCAGGCGACCCACCCGTTCCTGCGCACGCTCGACGACGTCAAGCGGATCTCGCTCGCCACCGACGGGCTGGGCCAACTCGCGCTGCTGAAGGGATACGGGTCGGAGGGCCACGACTCCGCGCATCCCGACTACGGCGGCAACTACAACGTGCGTGCCGGCGGTCTGACCGACCTGAACACGCTGCTGAAGAAGGGCAAGGGCTGGAACGCCGCGTTCGGCGTGCATGTGAACGCGACCGAGTCCTACCCCGAGGCGAACGCCTTCAGCGAGGACCTGGTCGACAAATCCGCCAAGGGCTGGAACTGGCTGAACCAGAGCTACTACATCAAGCAGCGGCCGGACCTTGCCTCAGGCAACATCGTCAAGCGGTTCCAGCAGTTGCGCGACGAGACGGACCAGAACCTGCAGGAACTCTACATCGACGTGTACTACCAGTCCGGCTGGCTGGCCGACGGCCTGACCCGGCAACTCGCCGACCAGGGCTGGCAGATCGCCACCGAGTGGGCCGACCGGCACGAGCGCACGTCGCTGTGGTCGCACTGGGCGAACGACCTGGACTACGGCGGTCCCACCAACAAAGGGCTGAACAGCAAGATCATCCGGTTCGCTCGCAACCACGAGAAGGACGTCTGGAACGCCGACCGGATCCTCGGCCAGGCCTCGATCGTCGAGTTCGAGGGCTGGACCGGCGAGACCGACTGGAACAAGTTCTACGCCAACATCTGGCAGCGCAACCTGCCGGCCAAGTTCCTGCAGCAGCAGAAGATCCTCGACTGGAACGAGAACGACATCGCCTTCACCGGCGGTATCCGCGGCACCGTCGAGAACGGCAGGCGGACCCTGTACGCCGGTACCGCCAAGGTGCTCGACGGCGACAAGTACCTGCTGCCGTGGGACAACAACAAGAAGCTCTACCACTACAACCCCGAAGGTGGCCTCACTGCTTGGCGCGTACCGGCCGCGCTAGCCGCGACGACCAAGTTCACCGTCTACAAGCTGACCGACACGGGCCGGGTCAAGGTGACCACCGCACCCGTCAAGAAGGGTGTCGTCACCCTCGACGCCGACCCCGGCCAGCCGTACGTGCTGTACCCCGACGTCGCGCCGAAGCAGCCTGCCGCCCAGTGGGGTGAGGGCAGCCTGGTCAAGGATCCCGGTTTCAACGCGGGCAACCTGAACGCGTGGAAGCCGACCGGCTTCGCGAAGATCGACACCCTGGCCAACGGTCAGCACGTCGCCGCCTTCGGTCCGGGAACGGCGTCGCTGCAGCAGCAGCTCACCGGCCTGACCGCCGGCCACACCTACAGCGCCTCGGCCTGGATCGAGGTCGAGCCGGGCAAGTCGCGGCCGACCACCATCGACGTCAACGGCACCAAGGTGACCGTCACCAGGTCGACCGCGCAGAACAAGGTCGCATCCGACGACAAGCAGGATGCCTACTACCAGCGGGCCCGGGTCCTCTTCGATGCCAAGGGCACCAATGCGACGCTGAAGATCAGTGCGGCCGACGGTACTGCGCGGGTCCGCGTCGACGATGTCCGGGTCGTCGAGACGACTCGGCCGGCGGCCGGCCTGGTGGACGACTTCGAGCACACCGACCAAGGCTGGGGACCGTTCGTCAAGGGCGACGCCGGCGGCACCACGGACCCTCGGACCGTGCTGGCTCACAAGCATGCGCCGTACACGCAGGCAGGCTGGAACGGGAAGCTCGTCGACGACGTCCTCGACGGCGACTGGTCACTGAAGTCGCACGAGGAGAACGAGGGCCTGGTCTACCGGACTGCGCCGTGGACGGTCGACTTCAAGCCGGGCCACAAGTACAAGGTCGGCTTCGACTACGAGAACGGCCGGGCCGGGCAGTACACCTGGGTACAGGGAGTCGACCGGCCCGACTCGGTCGAGGTGCACTCGACACCGATCGGCGAGCAGCGAACGAAGACGGCGTTCTCACAGGAGTTCGTGGCCGGCTGCGGCGGCGACTACTGGGTCGGCCTGCGCAAACTCTCCTCCGGGGGCGACCAAGCGGACTTCGTGATCGACAACTTCGCCGTCACCGACCTCGGCCAGTCCGACGAGAAGGCGGACTGTACGTCGATCAGCCTGTCGGGTGCGGGCCTCAACGGCATGGTCTCCGGTGAGGCGAACACCGTGGTCACCACGTTCACCAACAACGACGTCGTCGCCGCCGACGACATCACGATGACGCTCCAGGCCCCGGCCGGCTGGACCGTCGAGGCGACGACTCCCGCAACTCACGCCACGGTTGCCGCCGGCACCAGCGTGACCACCTCCTGGTCGGTCACCCCGCCCGCCGGAACACCGGAAGGTAAATACGGGCTCACGGCAACAGGTGGCACAGCGAGTACGTCGGCCGAGGCGACCCTGCTGCCGCCGGGGATCGTTCCGCAGTCCCGGATCACCGTTGCCGACGTGAGCAGTGAAGACGTGGCCACAGGCGGCGCGGCCGTGGGCGCGTTGGACGGCGACCCCAGCACGCTGTGGCACTCGGCCTGGTCCGAGGTTCCGACCCCGGCCGGTTTCCCGCACCACATCACGCTGGATCTCGGTACGACGTACCAGGTGGACGGATTCAGCTACCTGCCCCGGCAGAGCGGGACGAACGGGATGTTCAAGGGATACGAGATCTACGTCAGCACCGACGGCCAGACCTGGGGTTCGCCGGTGCAGACCGGTGAGTTCCCGAACTCGCGGGACACCCAGCGGGTCGACTTCACCGCGAAGGCCGGCCGGTACGTGAAGTTCGTCGGCACCAGTTCGCTGAACGGAGCGGTCTTCGGGTCGGCGGCCGAACTGAACGTCTACGGCACGCACTGA
- a CDS encoding HAMP domain-containing sensor histidine kinase, with translation MGLRSKLGLIFLLVSSLAILVLCVAVYTQAQSSRLDRTRSFADERIQLAAESYDRNDVPLFGSRLDDPDLPPQLRDAVKNGKRATFKTGSPNAKMWAAVAVKDGRILSIVQDYDVNDPSMNALRRALILGGIGTVALVALASVVLAGSLSRRIVAVASTARRIAAGELDASAAEAAGKGKDEVQSLALALDTMASSLRGQLEAERRFTADVAHDLRTPVTGLLTAAELLPPGRPSELVRDRAKVLRRLVEDLLEIARFDSGVEQADLENVGLGAFVGSAVGRLRMQQSLAPDSVVVHRVGPEETVSTDSRRIERILANLIVNGLRHGKPPIEVTVNGRVIEVVDHGSGYPEELIAEGPRRFRSGMAERGVGHGLGLTIAAGHAKVLGAELTFGSALSGGALARLVLPPTPETEL, from the coding sequence ATGGGGCTGCGCAGCAAGCTCGGCCTGATCTTCCTGCTGGTCTCCTCGCTCGCGATCCTGGTGCTCTGCGTGGCGGTCTACACGCAGGCCCAGTCGTCGCGGCTGGACCGGACGCGGAGTTTCGCCGACGAGCGGATCCAGCTCGCGGCGGAGAGCTACGACCGCAACGACGTCCCGCTGTTCGGATCGCGGCTGGACGACCCGGACCTGCCGCCGCAACTGCGGGACGCCGTCAAGAACGGGAAGCGGGCCACCTTCAAGACCGGTTCGCCGAACGCGAAGATGTGGGCCGCGGTCGCGGTCAAGGACGGCCGGATCCTGTCGATCGTGCAGGACTACGACGTCAACGACCCGTCGATGAACGCGCTCCGCCGCGCCTTGATCCTCGGCGGTATCGGCACCGTTGCGCTGGTTGCCCTGGCGAGCGTCGTACTGGCGGGCAGCCTGTCCCGCCGGATCGTCGCGGTGGCCAGTACGGCGCGTCGGATCGCCGCCGGTGAGCTCGACGCGTCGGCGGCGGAGGCCGCGGGCAAGGGCAAGGACGAGGTGCAGTCGCTGGCTCTGGCGCTCGACACGATGGCCAGTTCGTTGCGCGGCCAGTTGGAGGCCGAGCGCCGGTTCACCGCCGACGTCGCGCACGACCTGCGGACCCCCGTCACCGGCCTGCTGACGGCCGCGGAACTCTTGCCCCCGGGACGTCCCAGCGAGCTCGTCCGCGACCGCGCGAAGGTGCTGCGGCGCCTGGTCGAGGACCTGCTGGAGATCGCCCGGTTCGACTCCGGCGTCGAGCAGGCCGACCTGGAGAACGTCGGACTCGGCGCGTTCGTCGGCTCGGCGGTCGGCCGGTTGCGGATGCAGCAGTCGCTCGCGCCGGACAGCGTCGTGGTCCACCGGGTCGGCCCGGAGGAGACCGTGTCGACCGACTCCCGCCGGATCGAGCGGATCCTGGCCAACCTGATCGTCAACGGCCTGCGGCACGGCAAGCCGCCGATCGAGGTGACCGTGAACGGCCGGGTGATCGAGGTGGTCGACCACGGCAGCGGCTACCCGGAGGAATTGATTGCCGAGGGCCCCCGTCGGTTCCGGTCCGGGATGGCCGAGCGCGGCGTCGGGCACGGCCTCGGCCTCACCATCGCCGCGGGGCACGCGAAAGTGCTCGGTGCCGAACTCACCTTCGGCTCCGCGCTGTCGGGCGGAGCCCTGGCCAGGTTGGTGCTTCCGCCCACACCCGAGACGGAGCTGTAA
- the cseB gene encoding two-component system response regulator CseB — protein sequence MVPEEPAARILMVEDDAVIREATQLTLERHGYDVTTAEDGLEAIESFEKIHPDAVMLDIMLPGLDGISVCRRIRETSTVPIVMVSARGDALDVVLGLEAGADDYVTKPFDTQVLVARLRAVLRRAVADPERPAPATGSTVESFGDLELDREALEVRRGGSTVQLTPTELKLLIEFANNPGVVLSRSTLLQRVWDYEWGGDGRLVDVHLQRLRTKIGADRIETVRGFGYKLRA from the coding sequence GTGGTACCGGAAGAACCGGCAGCGCGCATCCTGATGGTCGAGGACGACGCGGTGATCCGTGAGGCAACCCAGTTGACCCTCGAGCGGCACGGGTACGACGTCACCACAGCCGAGGACGGGCTGGAGGCGATCGAGAGTTTCGAGAAGATCCACCCGGACGCGGTGATGCTGGACATCATGCTGCCCGGGCTGGACGGCATCTCGGTGTGCCGCCGGATCCGCGAGACCAGCACGGTGCCGATCGTGATGGTGTCCGCCCGCGGCGACGCGCTGGACGTCGTACTGGGCCTGGAGGCCGGGGCCGACGACTACGTCACCAAGCCGTTCGACACCCAGGTGCTGGTCGCCCGGCTGCGAGCCGTACTGCGGCGCGCGGTGGCCGACCCCGAGCGGCCGGCGCCGGCGACCGGGTCGACCGTGGAGTCGTTCGGTGACCTGGAGCTGGACCGGGAGGCGCTGGAGGTCCGGCGGGGCGGCAGCACTGTGCAGCTGACCCCGACCGAGCTCAAGCTGCTGATCGAGTTCGCCAACAACCCGGGCGTGGTGCTCAGCAGGTCGACCCTGCTGCAGCGCGTCTGGGACTACGAGTGGGGCGGCGACGGCCGGCTGGTCGACGTCCACCTCCAGCGGCTGCGGACGAAGATCGGGGCCGATCGCATCGAGACCGTCCGCGGATTCGGATACAAGCTCCGAGCCTGA